From a region of the Tenggerimyces flavus genome:
- a CDS encoding glyoxalase superfamily protein yields the protein MNISQIRTITVFVSDQDKAKDFYVDVLGFAVRTDLQAGDNRWLEVAPAESGTAIVLHRPFPGASAGSSSGVILSTADLDADVAAIRAAGGSVDGPEDLPWGRQATVKDPDGNAFVLSTASQAVSGK from the coding sequence ATGAACATCTCGCAGATCCGCACCATCACTGTCTTCGTCTCCGACCAGGACAAGGCCAAGGACTTCTACGTCGACGTGCTCGGGTTCGCCGTACGCACCGACCTGCAGGCCGGCGACAACCGCTGGCTGGAGGTCGCGCCCGCCGAGTCCGGCACCGCGATCGTGCTGCACCGGCCGTTCCCCGGCGCCTCGGCGGGCAGCTCGTCCGGCGTGATCCTGTCCACCGCCGACCTCGACGCCGACGTGGCCGCGATCCGCGCCGCCGGCGGCTCCGTGGACGGGCCGGAGGACCTGCCCTGGGGCCGCCAGGCCACGGTCAAGGACCCCGACGGCAACGCGTTCGTCCTGTCCACGGCGTCCCAGGCCGTGTCTGGCAAATAG
- a CDS encoding SRPBCC family protein has translation MGTDLTRIELDQFYPHPPAKVWRALTEPALMATWLMTAEDFAPRVGQRFTFRARPVAATGFSGTVACEVLEADEPKRLSYSWNDAGRDDPLGWLVTWELLPEGRGTRVLFTHSGFDPDSPTAQLSRTIMGSGWPRILTNLESALT, from the coding sequence GTGGGAACGGACCTGACGCGGATCGAGCTCGACCAGTTCTATCCGCACCCGCCGGCGAAGGTGTGGCGCGCGCTGACCGAGCCGGCGCTGATGGCGACGTGGCTGATGACGGCCGAGGACTTCGCGCCGCGGGTCGGTCAGCGCTTCACGTTCCGCGCCCGCCCCGTCGCCGCGACCGGCTTCTCCGGAACGGTGGCGTGCGAGGTGCTGGAGGCGGACGAGCCGAAGCGGCTCAGCTACAGCTGGAACGACGCCGGCCGCGACGACCCGCTCGGCTGGCTGGTGACCTGGGAGCTGCTCCCGGAGGGTAGGGGCACGCGGGTGCTGTTCACGCACAGCGGCTTCGACCCCGACAGCCCGACCGCCCAACTGTCCCGCACGATCATGGGCAGCGGCTGGCCCCGCATCCTCACCAACCTGGAGTCGGCCCTGACCTGA
- a CDS encoding MDR family MFS transporter, producing the protein MSETETLTPAGRQRLPLPFWALWACQLINRVGGFVLPFLVLYLTQEQHLTAAMAGAIAAAVGAGSVVSSLLGGWMTDHVGRRRTLIVGFLGTGLAMIALGSVDTLPLIWVAAFLVGVMADLFRPASSALVADLLGPEARVRAYALLFWAVNLGFSISTLSAGILASFGFGLLFWLNAAACAIAAIVIWRLVPETKPERDPDEPRRGFVAVASRDTVLLLLLVVSIVYASLYFQAYSSLPLAMAADGLSNATYGIVIALNGAAIVVVQPFLVRVMPRFDRSRVAGGSMLLVGIGFGIGAFVDSAVGYGVSVVVWTLGEIGVTSVLMGLYADLAPVDLRGRYLGLAGFTWSVGTIIGPLAGTAVFGTFGPVTLWIGCAVVGAVCCVAQLLIGPALRRRALVPA; encoded by the coding sequence GTGAGTGAAACGGAGACGCTGACGCCCGCCGGGCGGCAACGGTTGCCGCTGCCGTTCTGGGCGCTCTGGGCGTGCCAACTGATCAACCGGGTCGGCGGATTCGTGCTGCCGTTCCTCGTCCTCTACCTCACCCAGGAACAGCATCTGACCGCAGCGATGGCCGGTGCGATCGCCGCCGCGGTCGGTGCCGGGTCGGTCGTCTCCAGCCTGCTCGGCGGCTGGATGACCGACCACGTCGGGCGGCGGCGTACGTTGATCGTCGGCTTCCTCGGTACTGGGCTGGCGATGATCGCGCTCGGCTCGGTGGACACGCTGCCGCTGATCTGGGTGGCGGCTTTCCTCGTCGGCGTCATGGCCGACCTGTTCCGCCCGGCCAGCTCCGCGCTGGTGGCGGATCTCCTCGGTCCGGAGGCGCGGGTTCGTGCGTACGCGTTGCTGTTCTGGGCGGTGAACCTCGGCTTCTCCATCTCGACGCTGAGCGCGGGCATCCTCGCCTCGTTCGGCTTCGGGTTGCTGTTCTGGCTGAACGCCGCGGCCTGCGCGATCGCCGCGATCGTGATCTGGCGGCTCGTCCCCGAGACGAAGCCGGAGCGCGATCCGGACGAGCCGCGCCGCGGCTTCGTGGCGGTCGCGTCCCGCGACACCGTGCTGCTGTTGCTCCTCGTGGTCTCGATTGTCTATGCGAGCCTGTACTTCCAGGCGTACTCGAGCCTCCCGCTCGCGATGGCGGCCGACGGGCTGAGCAACGCGACGTACGGCATCGTGATCGCGCTCAACGGCGCCGCGATCGTGGTCGTGCAGCCGTTCCTCGTCCGCGTGATGCCGCGCTTCGACCGCAGCCGGGTGGCCGGCGGATCGATGCTGCTGGTCGGGATCGGCTTCGGCATCGGGGCGTTCGTGGACAGCGCGGTTGGCTACGGCGTGTCCGTCGTCGTGTGGACGCTCGGCGAGATTGGCGTGACGAGCGTGCTGATGGGGCTGTACGCGGACCTCGCGCCGGTGGACCTGCGCGGGCGGTACCTCGGGCTGGCGGGCTTCACCTGGTCGGTCGGCACGATCATCGGACCGCTCGCGGGAACGGCGGTGTTCGGAACGTTCGGCCCAGTCACGTTGTGGATCGGCTGCGCAGTCGTCGGCGCGGTGTGCTGCGTGGCTCAGCTGCTGATCGGCCCCGCGCTACGTCGCCGCGCCCTGGTGCCGGCATGA
- the ggt gene encoding gamma-glutamyltransferase, which yields MRTFKTRAIVAGAAVLALTGAGIAPAAAGTSHGDAKVPVAKGYGGAVSTVDLDATKAGIEVLRKGGNAVDAAVAAAATLGVTEPFSAGIGGGGFFVYYNARSGKVSTIDGRETAPRSATDQLFVDPATGLPLAFNDARGSGLSVGTPGTPLTWQRALDKWGTWSLRKALKPAIKVADKGFLVDATFASQVNENKALFGDFVPTRELYLPGGSAPAVGSVFTNPDMADTYQQIADRGVRTIYGGQLGKEIVEAVQHPPVAPETTRNVRAGDLSIRDLANYKAPLREPTRVRYHGLDVFSMGPPSSGGSTVGEILNILEASDTPDETSVLHAYIEAASLAFADRNRYVGDSDFVDVPLRQLLSQGFADERACLIDPARALPKPLAPGVPDGRYSGCGQQAAKETGKQNDGQSTTHLTTSDRWGNVVSYTLTIEATGGSGIVVPGRGFLLNNELTDFNFTPTQGDAFDPNLPGPNKRPRSSMSPTIVLKNGKPFVALGSPGGATIIGTVSQTLVNRVDLDMTLPEALAAPRVSARNAVTQAEPAFIASPVGQALVAKQHVFSSVAEIGAATAIEFGRHGFVTSVAEPTRRGGGSAMVAWPVK from the coding sequence ATGCGGACATTCAAGACGCGTGCCATCGTCGCGGGCGCTGCCGTACTGGCGCTGACCGGCGCGGGCATCGCGCCGGCGGCAGCCGGAACGAGCCACGGCGACGCGAAGGTGCCGGTGGCGAAGGGGTACGGCGGTGCGGTCAGCACGGTCGACCTGGACGCGACCAAGGCCGGCATCGAGGTGCTGCGCAAGGGCGGCAACGCGGTCGACGCCGCGGTCGCCGCGGCCGCGACGCTCGGTGTGACCGAGCCGTTCTCCGCCGGCATCGGCGGTGGCGGCTTCTTCGTGTACTACAACGCGCGTTCGGGCAAGGTGTCGACGATCGACGGCCGCGAGACGGCGCCCCGGAGCGCGACCGACCAGCTGTTCGTCGACCCCGCGACCGGCCTGCCGCTGGCGTTCAACGACGCCCGCGGCAGTGGCCTGTCCGTCGGTACGCCCGGCACGCCGCTCACCTGGCAGCGCGCGCTCGACAAGTGGGGCACCTGGTCCCTGCGCAAGGCGCTCAAGCCCGCGATCAAGGTCGCCGACAAGGGCTTCCTCGTCGACGCGACGTTCGCCTCGCAGGTCAACGAGAACAAGGCGCTGTTCGGCGACTTCGTCCCGACGCGTGAGCTCTACCTGCCGGGTGGATCGGCGCCCGCGGTCGGCTCGGTGTTCACGAACCCCGACATGGCGGACACGTACCAGCAGATCGCCGACCGCGGCGTCCGGACGATCTACGGCGGCCAGCTGGGCAAGGAGATCGTCGAGGCCGTCCAGCACCCGCCGGTCGCTCCGGAGACCACGCGGAACGTCCGCGCGGGCGACCTGTCGATCCGCGATCTTGCGAACTACAAGGCTCCGCTGCGTGAGCCGACCCGCGTGAGGTACCACGGGCTCGACGTCTTCAGCATGGGTCCGCCGTCGTCCGGTGGCTCGACGGTCGGCGAGATCCTCAACATCCTCGAGGCTTCCGACACCCCCGACGAGACCTCGGTGCTGCACGCCTACATCGAGGCCGCGTCGCTGGCGTTCGCCGACAGGAACCGGTACGTCGGAGACTCCGACTTCGTCGACGTACCGCTGCGCCAGCTGCTCTCGCAGGGCTTCGCCGACGAGCGCGCCTGCCTCATCGATCCCGCGCGGGCGTTGCCCAAGCCGCTCGCGCCAGGCGTACCGGACGGCCGCTACTCCGGCTGCGGCCAGCAGGCGGCGAAGGAGACCGGCAAGCAGAACGACGGCCAGTCCACGACGCACCTCACGACGTCCGACCGCTGGGGCAACGTGGTGTCGTACACGCTCACGATCGAGGCGACCGGCGGCTCCGGCATCGTCGTTCCGGGCCGTGGGTTCCTGCTGAACAACGAGCTGACCGACTTCAACTTCACGCCGACGCAAGGCGACGCGTTCGACCCGAACCTGCCCGGCCCGAACAAGCGGCCGCGCTCGTCGATGTCGCCGACGATCGTGCTGAAGAACGGCAAACCGTTCGTCGCGCTCGGCAGCCCCGGCGGCGCGACGATCATCGGCACCGTGTCGCAGACGTTGGTCAACCGGGTCGACCTGGACATGACGCTGCCCGAGGCACTCGCGGCGCCGCGGGTGTCGGCGCGGAACGCGGTGACGCAGGCGGAGCCCGCGTTCATCGCCTCGCCCGTCGGACAGGCGCTCGTGGCCAAGCAGCACGTATTCAGCTCGGTCGCGGAGATCGGCGCGGCGACCGCGATCGAGTTCGGGCGGCACGGCTTCGTGACGTCCGTCGCCGAACCGACGCGTCGTGGTGGTGGCTCCGCGATGGTGGCTTGGCCAGTGAAATAA
- a CDS encoding antitoxin translates to MSMFDNLKDKAEELKDKAADLLGEHGDKVDEGVDKAADFADEKTGGKYSDQIDQGADKVKDGLDSLKKDEA, encoded by the coding sequence ATGAGCATGTTCGACAATCTCAAAGACAAGGCCGAAGAGCTCAAGGACAAGGCCGCGGACCTGCTCGGCGAGCACGGCGACAAGGTCGACGAAGGCGTAGACAAGGCTGCCGACTTCGCCGATGAGAAGACCGGCGGCAAGTACAGCGACCAGATCGACCAGGGCGCTGACAAGGTCAAGGACGGCCTGGACAGCCTCAAGAAGGACGAGGCCTAA
- a CDS encoding alpha-hydroxy acid oxidase, with amino-acid sequence MIERRLPRWSELRPLIRTRPLELDATKRRLARAHTIADLRAIAKRRTPKGPFDYTDGAAEDEITLRRSRSLYRRLQFNPAILRDVSKVDTSTSILGRESAYPFAFAPTGFTRMMQHEGEPSVVRAAERVGIPYALSTLGTSTIEEVAAAGPGADKWFQLYVWNDRAPGKELIERALAAGYTTLVLTVDVPVAGDRHRDVRNGLTIPPSLTVKTLLDMSLHPAWWFNVLTTKPLTFASMSTFDGTVAELINSMFDPTVTFSDLEWMREIWPGSLVIKGVQSVEDAKRVVDLGADGIVISNHGGRQLDRAPIPLELLPPVVEAVGDKTEVMIDTGVLTGADIVAGIALGASAVLVGRAYLYGLMAGGERGVQRAAEILGSEIKRTMQLLGVSKVSELEPSHVTFPSVTF; translated from the coding sequence ATGATCGAACGTCGACTGCCCCGATGGTCCGAGCTGCGTCCGCTGATCCGGACCCGCCCGCTCGAGCTCGACGCGACCAAGCGTCGGCTGGCGCGTGCGCACACGATCGCCGATCTGCGCGCGATCGCGAAGCGGCGTACGCCCAAGGGGCCGTTCGACTACACCGACGGCGCGGCCGAGGACGAGATCACGCTTCGTCGTTCTCGGTCGCTCTATCGGCGACTGCAGTTCAATCCCGCGATCCTGCGGGACGTGTCGAAGGTCGACACGTCGACATCGATCCTCGGGCGCGAGTCGGCGTACCCGTTCGCGTTCGCGCCGACCGGGTTCACCCGGATGATGCAGCACGAGGGTGAGCCGTCGGTCGTGCGCGCGGCGGAGCGGGTCGGGATCCCATACGCGCTCTCGACGCTGGGCACGTCGACGATCGAGGAGGTCGCCGCGGCGGGACCCGGCGCGGACAAGTGGTTCCAGCTGTACGTCTGGAACGACCGCGCGCCGGGCAAGGAGCTCATCGAGCGGGCGCTGGCGGCGGGCTACACGACGCTGGTGCTGACGGTCGACGTTCCGGTGGCGGGGGACCGGCACCGCGACGTGCGGAACGGGCTCACGATCCCCCCGTCGTTGACCGTGAAGACGCTGCTCGACATGAGCCTCCACCCGGCGTGGTGGTTCAACGTGCTGACGACCAAGCCGCTCACGTTCGCGTCGATGTCGACCTTCGACGGCACGGTGGCGGAGCTGATCAACTCGATGTTCGACCCGACGGTGACATTCTCCGATCTGGAGTGGATGCGCGAGATCTGGCCGGGATCCCTTGTGATCAAGGGGGTTCAGAGTGTCGAGGACGCCAAGCGGGTGGTGGATCTTGGCGCTGACGGCATCGTGATCTCCAACCACGGTGGGCGTCAGCTGGACCGCGCGCCGATCCCGTTGGAGCTGCTGCCGCCGGTGGTCGAGGCGGTCGGCGACAAGACCGAGGTGATGATCGACACCGGCGTACTCACCGGTGCCGACATCGTGGCGGGGATCGCTTTGGGCGCGTCGGCCGTGCTGGTGGGGCGCGCGTACCTCTACGGCCTGATGGCCGGCGGCGAGCGTGGCGTGCAGCGTGCGGCGGAGATCCTGGGCTCGGAGATCAAGCGAACGATGCAGCTGCTCGGCGTGAGCAAGGTGTCCGAGCTCGAGCCATCCCACGTGACGTTCCCCTCCGTCACGTTCTGA
- the dapF gene encoding diaminopimelate epimerase, translated as MNWVKGHGTENDFVLLHDPDGTEFPDLDAATVRALCDRRRGVGADGVLRVVRTDALTDGAPWVDEADWFMDFRNADGSTGEMCGNGVRVFAHYLAELGLVSRTGTVPIATRAGLRPVRFEADGQLTVDMGVPGLPGPDDIKVTASGRSWSAVSVDMGNPHAVAFVDTLDDPGALVEQPTWEPPSAFPVGVNIEFVVRRGPQHVALRVHERGVGETRSCGTGACAAAAVAASADGPAEAYQVDVPGGSLTITFLPNGHVEMTGPAVLTLRGEVVP; from the coding sequence ATGAACTGGGTCAAGGGGCACGGCACCGAGAACGACTTTGTGCTGCTCCACGACCCGGACGGCACCGAGTTTCCCGACCTCGACGCCGCGACCGTACGGGCGCTCTGCGACCGGCGGCGCGGAGTCGGGGCGGACGGAGTGCTGCGCGTGGTCCGTACAGACGCTCTGACCGATGGTGCGCCGTGGGTCGACGAGGCGGACTGGTTCATGGACTTCCGCAACGCCGACGGCTCGACCGGCGAGATGTGCGGCAACGGCGTACGCGTGTTCGCCCACTACCTCGCCGAGTTGGGGCTGGTCTCCCGTACCGGCACGGTGCCGATCGCGACCCGGGCGGGGCTGCGGCCGGTGCGGTTCGAGGCGGACGGGCAGCTGACCGTCGACATGGGCGTGCCGGGGCTCCCGGGGCCGGACGACATCAAGGTCACCGCTTCCGGGCGGTCCTGGTCGGCGGTTTCGGTGGATATGGGCAACCCGCACGCGGTGGCGTTCGTCGACACCCTCGACGACCCGGGCGCGCTGGTCGAGCAGCCGACGTGGGAACCGCCGAGCGCTTTCCCGGTGGGCGTGAACATCGAGTTCGTGGTGCGGCGCGGGCCTCAGCACGTGGCGCTGCGGGTGCACGAGCGCGGGGTGGGGGAGACCCGTTCCTGCGGTACGGGGGCCTGCGCGGCCGCCGCGGTGGCCGCGTCGGCCGACGGGCCGGCTGAGGCGTACCAGGTGGACGTGCCGGGGGGATCCCTGACGATCACGTTCCTGCCGAACGGGCACGTGGAGATGACCGGCCCCGCGGTGCTCACGCTCCGTGGCGAAGTGGTTCCCTGA
- a CDS encoding ArsR/SmtB family transcription factor has product MIELDLSPADLSRIRFAFSPVWETVTSLRTLAGSAANGLHGPWLRDVRPRLAALDLEVLSALVPATGYIPDFLTPAPTRRSSSFEAGLRDLSATPLKHVATDLEMLSVSQPSPVLDRLIASPASALRTIAAELSRYWAVAVEPYWSRVRALLQADLAYRMEELASGGVDQLFRTLHPLVGLRHDTLLVTKAYCGQTELGGRGLLLVPCVFAWPDVLVLTALPHQPTVTYSPRGIGRLWETTPATSDSPLADLLGRSRAAIVAQLDLPMSTTQLACQLNLTAPTLSVHLKTLHAAGVVSSRRDGRTVLYRRTDLGDSLLAGRT; this is encoded by the coding sequence GTGATCGAGCTCGACCTGTCGCCGGCGGACCTCAGCCGGATCCGGTTCGCGTTCTCACCCGTGTGGGAGACCGTGACGAGCCTGCGGACGTTGGCGGGCTCGGCGGCGAACGGGCTGCACGGGCCGTGGCTGCGCGACGTACGTCCCCGGCTGGCCGCACTGGACCTCGAAGTGCTGTCCGCGCTGGTGCCCGCGACCGGGTACATCCCCGACTTCCTGACCCCGGCGCCGACCCGCCGCTCGTCGTCGTTCGAGGCCGGGCTGCGCGACCTGTCGGCGACGCCGTTGAAGCACGTCGCGACGGATCTGGAGATGCTGTCCGTGTCGCAGCCGAGCCCGGTGCTCGACCGGCTGATCGCCTCGCCGGCTTCGGCGCTGCGGACGATCGCGGCGGAGCTGTCGCGGTACTGGGCGGTGGCGGTCGAGCCGTACTGGTCCCGGGTCCGTGCGTTGTTGCAGGCCGATCTGGCCTACCGGATGGAGGAGCTCGCGTCGGGCGGAGTGGACCAGCTGTTCCGGACGCTGCATCCGCTGGTCGGGCTGCGGCACGACACGCTGCTGGTCACGAAGGCGTACTGCGGCCAGACCGAGCTCGGCGGCCGGGGGCTGCTGTTGGTGCCGTGCGTGTTCGCCTGGCCGGACGTGCTGGTGTTGACGGCGCTTCCGCACCAGCCGACGGTCACGTACTCGCCCCGGGGCATCGGCCGGCTGTGGGAGACGACGCCCGCGACCTCGGACTCCCCGCTCGCCGACCTGCTCGGTCGTTCGCGCGCGGCGATCGTGGCGCAGCTGGACCTGCCGATGTCGACGACCCAGCTAGCCTGCCAGCTCAACCTGACAGCGCCCACGTTGAGTGTGCACCTGAAGACCCTGCACGCCGCCGGAGTCGTCTCCTCCCGCCGCGACGGCCGTACGGTCCTCTACCGCCGCACCGACCTCGGCGACAGCCTGCTCGCCGGCCGGACATAG
- a CDS encoding ArsR/SmtB family transcription factor gives MPQRVKSTHADALFGALANPTRRDILDLLLSGAQTVQVIAERFDMARPSVSEHLKVLKDAGLVSEERQGRHRYYAIDPVPLYEVQTWLSPYERFWRDRMGDLGRTLDEMPED, from the coding sequence ATGCCGCAGCGCGTCAAGTCGACGCACGCCGACGCCCTGTTCGGGGCGCTGGCGAACCCGACGCGCCGCGACATCCTCGACCTGCTGCTGTCCGGCGCGCAGACCGTGCAGGTGATCGCCGAGCGGTTCGACATGGCGCGGCCGAGCGTCTCGGAGCATCTGAAGGTGCTGAAGGACGCCGGGCTGGTGTCGGAGGAACGGCAGGGGCGGCACCGGTACTACGCGATCGACCCGGTGCCGCTGTACGAGGTGCAGACCTGGCTGTCGCCGTACGAACGGTTCTGGCGCGACCGGATGGGCGACCTCGGCCGCACGCTCGACGAGATGCCCGAGGACTGA
- the miaA gene encoding tRNA (adenosine(37)-N6)-dimethylallyltransferase MiaA translates to MPSPPIFAIVGPTAAGKSDLAVALAHALQGEVVNADSMQLYRGMDIGTAKLTEAEQQGVRHHLLDVLDIAETSTVADFQHRAREAIADCQQRDVTPILVGGSALYIRAVLDRFEFPGTDPDLRARLEAELAEQGPGALHERLAELDPQAAQQILPSNGRRVVRALEVIELTGEPYVAQLPSHEYAYDDVRQVGIDVPRDVLDERIALRVDRMWDAGFVDEVRRLEAAGLRDGVTASRALGYSQVLRFLAEDLTEDEARVETVRATRRFARRQDSWFRRDDRIRWLPFDAPDLPERALAAAPTSRMDENAAG, encoded by the coding sequence GTGCCATCTCCACCCATCTTCGCGATCGTCGGACCCACCGCGGCGGGCAAGTCCGACCTGGCCGTCGCGCTCGCGCACGCCCTCCAGGGCGAGGTCGTGAACGCCGACTCCATGCAGCTCTACCGGGGCATGGACATCGGCACCGCGAAGCTCACCGAGGCCGAGCAGCAGGGCGTTCGCCACCACCTGCTCGACGTGCTCGACATCGCCGAGACCTCCACGGTCGCGGACTTCCAGCACCGTGCCCGCGAGGCGATCGCCGACTGCCAGCAACGCGATGTGACGCCGATCCTCGTCGGCGGCTCGGCGCTGTACATCCGCGCCGTGCTCGACCGGTTCGAGTTCCCCGGTACGGATCCGGACCTCCGCGCGCGCCTCGAAGCCGAGCTCGCCGAACAGGGCCCGGGCGCACTGCACGAACGCCTCGCGGAGCTCGATCCTCAAGCAGCACAGCAGATTCTCCCGAGCAACGGGCGCCGCGTCGTACGCGCGCTCGAGGTCATTGAGCTCACCGGCGAGCCGTACGTCGCCCAGCTGCCGAGCCACGAGTACGCGTACGACGACGTCCGCCAGGTCGGCATCGACGTTCCTCGCGACGTGCTCGACGAACGGATCGCGCTGCGTGTGGACCGCATGTGGGACGCCGGGTTCGTCGACGAGGTCCGCCGTCTCGAAGCCGCCGGACTCCGCGACGGCGTGACCGCCAGCCGCGCGCTCGGCTACTCGCAGGTGCTCAGGTTCCTCGCCGAGGACCTGACCGAGGACGAGGCGCGCGTGGAGACCGTCCGCGCGACGCGCCGGTTCGCCCGGCGGCAGGACTCCTGGTTCCGGCGTGACGACCGGATCCGGTGGCTGCCGTTCGACGCACCAGACCTACCCGAGCGCGCACTCGCCGCAGCCCCCACTTCACGGATGGACGAGAACGCGGCAGGGTAG
- a CDS encoding class III extradiol dioxygenase subunit B-like domain-containing protein: MSLAAAVCPHPPALVPEVAPGAVETLEPLRAACDAAVRELVEVSRGIVCVGTAPEHRWWGSDASGTLRPYGVDVHAGGTAEENLPLSLTIGAWLLDRAGYKGPRRYVGVPDDWSSALCAELGRELNGVGLLVMGDGSARRGEKAPGYLDERAEPFDDGVADLFANGDVEGLLRLDPATARELLIAGRAPWQVLAGAAEGGTVKSELRSYVAPYGVAYYVASWGGP; this comes from the coding sequence TTGAGCCTCGCGGCTGCCGTCTGCCCGCATCCGCCCGCGCTCGTTCCCGAGGTCGCGCCGGGCGCGGTGGAGACCCTCGAACCACTGCGCGCCGCGTGCGACGCTGCCGTGCGCGAGCTCGTCGAAGTGTCGCGCGGGATCGTCTGCGTCGGCACGGCTCCCGAGCACCGCTGGTGGGGGTCCGACGCCAGCGGGACGTTGCGCCCGTACGGCGTCGACGTCCACGCCGGCGGTACGGCGGAGGAGAATCTCCCGCTGTCGTTGACGATCGGCGCCTGGCTGCTCGACCGCGCCGGCTACAAGGGGCCGCGGAGGTACGTCGGTGTGCCGGACGACTGGTCGTCCGCACTGTGCGCTGAGCTCGGGCGTGAGCTGAACGGCGTTGGCCTGTTGGTGATGGGCGACGGATCGGCGCGGCGCGGGGAGAAGGCGCCGGGCTACCTCGACGAGCGCGCGGAACCGTTCGACGACGGCGTCGCCGACCTGTTCGCGAACGGTGATGTCGAAGGCCTGCTTCGTCTCGACCCGGCGACGGCGCGTGAGCTGCTCATCGCGGGGAGGGCGCCCTGGCAGGTACTCGCCGGCGCCGCCGAAGGTGGCACTGTCAAGTCGGAGTTGCGCTCGTACGTCGCGCCGTACGGCGTCGCGTACTACGTGGCCAGCTGGGGCGGCCCGTGA
- the hflX gene encoding GTPase HflX: MPFEQLDDPATGELDLEDRQALRRVAGFSTELADITEVEYRQLQLERVVLVGVWTEGTADDAENSLRELKLLAETAGSEVLDGLIQRRSRPDPATYIGRGKVEDLRDSVLESGADTVICDGELSPAQLRTLEERTKVKVIDRTALILDIFAQHAKSKEGKAQVELAQLSYFLPRLRGWGGNLSRQGGGAGGGGGNGGVGLRGPGETKLEIDRRRIRTRMAKLRRQIADMAPARATKRLNRKRNAVPSVAIAGYTNAGKSSLLNRLTGAGVLVEDALFATLDPTTRRAATPDGKLFTLTDTVGFVRHLPHELVEAFRSTLEEVAQADVVVHVVDGSNPDPEGQISAVREVLSDAGAGDLPEIIAINKADVADALTIARLRRHEPRTVVVSAKTGEGVAELLSMIAEALPRPDIEVDALVPYARGDIVAKVHERGEVLSLEHTADGTRLKARVDPALAADLNGYQLA, encoded by the coding sequence GTGCCTTTCGAGCAGCTCGACGACCCCGCGACGGGGGAGCTGGATCTCGAAGATCGCCAAGCGCTTCGCCGGGTTGCCGGATTCAGTACCGAGCTCGCGGACATCACCGAGGTCGAGTACCGGCAGCTGCAGCTCGAACGTGTCGTGCTCGTGGGCGTCTGGACCGAAGGAACCGCTGACGATGCCGAGAACTCCCTGCGAGAGCTGAAGCTGCTCGCGGAGACGGCCGGCTCGGAGGTTCTGGACGGCCTCATTCAGCGGCGTTCGCGGCCCGACCCGGCGACGTACATCGGTCGAGGCAAGGTCGAAGACCTCCGTGACTCAGTGCTGGAGAGCGGCGCCGACACCGTCATCTGCGACGGTGAGCTGAGCCCTGCCCAGCTGCGTACGTTGGAAGAACGCACCAAGGTCAAGGTCATCGACCGGACCGCGTTGATCCTCGACATCTTCGCCCAGCACGCGAAGAGCAAAGAGGGCAAGGCGCAGGTCGAGCTCGCGCAGCTGTCGTACTTCCTTCCCCGCTTGCGTGGTTGGGGTGGCAACCTGTCCCGACAGGGCGGTGGAGCCGGTGGCGGTGGCGGCAACGGCGGCGTGGGTCTGCGCGGTCCTGGTGAGACCAAGCTCGAGATCGACCGGCGGCGCATTCGTACGCGGATGGCCAAGCTGCGCAGGCAGATCGCGGACATGGCACCGGCGCGGGCGACGAAACGGCTGAACCGTAAGAGGAACGCCGTTCCGTCGGTCGCGATCGCCGGGTACACCAACGCGGGCAAGTCCTCGTTGCTCAACCGGCTCACCGGAGCAGGCGTGCTGGTCGAGGACGCGTTGTTCGCGACGTTGGACCCGACGACGCGTCGGGCGGCGACGCCGGACGGGAAGCTGTTCACGCTGACCGACACGGTGGGCTTCGTACGGCACCTGCCGCACGAGCTCGTCGAGGCGTTCCGTTCCACGCTGGAAGAAGTCGCGCAGGCCGACGTGGTCGTGCATGTGGTCGACGGCTCCAACCCGGACCCCGAGGGTCAGATCTCGGCCGTCCGCGAGGTGCTGTCCGACGCGGGCGCCGGCGACCTGCCGGAGATCATCGCGATCAACAAGGCCGACGTGGCCGACGCCCTCACCATCGCCCGCCTCCGCCGCCACGAGCCCCGCACGGTCGTGGTGTCGGCGAAGACAGGCGAAGGCGTGGCGGAGCTGCTCTCGATGATCGCCGAGGCGCTGCCGCGGCCCGACATCGAGGTCGACGCACTGGTCCCGTACGCCCGCGGCGACATCGTCGCGAAGGTGCACGAACGCGGCGAGGTGCTCTCCCTGGAACACACCGCCGACGGCACCCGCCTCAAGGCCCGGGTCGACCCAGCCCTGGCCGCCGACCTGAACGGCTATCAGCTCGCCTGA